A DNA window from Christiangramia salexigens contains the following coding sequences:
- a CDS encoding aldehyde dehydrogenase family protein — translation MSKIAEEFGIKQALKDLGLNEVNNGTSTGENWFSNGEIIESYSPVDGELIGKVKSTTKEDYEKVITAAEKGFKEWRTWPAPQRGEIVRQFNDELRRLKEPLGKLVSYEMGKSYQEGLGEVQEMIDICDFAVGLSRQLHGLTMHSERPGHRMYEQYHPLGVVGIISAFNFPVAVWSWNTALAWVCGDACIWKGSEKTPLTSVACQNIAARVFSENKVPEGISALITGDYKVGEMMTKDERVPLISATGSIRMGKIVAQAVAARLGKSLLELGGNNAIIVTPDANIKNTVIGAVFGAVGTCGQRCTSTRRLIIHEDVYDEVKDAIVNAYKQIRIGNPLDENNHVGPLIDKDAVKNYQAALDKVVEEGGKILVEGGVLEGEGYESGCYVKPAIAEAKNSFEIVQHETFAPVLYIMKYSGDVSNALELQNGVRQGLSSAIMTNNLREAERFLSAEGSDCGIANVNIGTSGAEIGGAFGGEKETGGGRESGSDAWKVYMRRQTNTINYTTELPLAQGIKFDL, via the coding sequence ATGAGCAAAATAGCTGAAGAATTCGGGATTAAACAAGCCCTGAAAGATTTAGGTTTAAACGAAGTCAATAATGGAACTTCTACCGGTGAAAACTGGTTTAGCAATGGAGAAATAATAGAATCATATTCACCTGTAGATGGTGAATTAATAGGTAAGGTAAAGTCTACCACCAAAGAGGATTACGAAAAAGTGATCACTGCGGCCGAAAAAGGATTCAAAGAATGGAGAACATGGCCTGCACCACAAAGAGGTGAAATTGTGCGTCAATTCAATGATGAGCTTCGTCGTTTAAAGGAACCACTTGGAAAATTGGTGTCTTATGAAATGGGGAAATCCTATCAGGAAGGTCTTGGAGAAGTTCAGGAAATGATAGATATCTGTGATTTTGCTGTGGGTCTTTCAAGACAACTTCATGGCCTTACCATGCACAGTGAGCGTCCGGGACATAGAATGTACGAGCAATATCATCCGCTGGGAGTTGTAGGGATTATCTCTGCATTTAACTTCCCTGTAGCAGTTTGGTCTTGGAATACGGCACTAGCCTGGGTGTGTGGAGATGCATGTATTTGGAAAGGTTCAGAAAAGACACCGCTAACCTCTGTTGCATGTCAAAATATTGCTGCAAGAGTATTTAGCGAAAATAAAGTTCCTGAAGGAATTTCTGCGCTAATCACCGGCGATTATAAGGTTGGAGAGATGATGACTAAAGATGAGCGTGTACCGCTTATTTCTGCCACCGGGTCTATAAGAATGGGTAAAATAGTTGCTCAGGCAGTTGCAGCGCGATTAGGTAAGTCTCTATTAGAATTAGGCGGGAATAATGCCATTATCGTTACTCCTGATGCCAATATTAAAAATACTGTTATCGGAGCTGTATTTGGAGCTGTAGGTACCTGCGGGCAACGTTGTACTTCTACAAGACGTTTAATTATTCATGAAGATGTCTATGATGAGGTAAAGGATGCTATCGTAAATGCATATAAGCAGATAAGAATTGGAAATCCTCTTGATGAAAACAATCACGTAGGACCGCTAATTGATAAGGATGCTGTTAAGAATTATCAGGCAGCTTTGGATAAGGTTGTTGAAGAAGGTGGTAAGATCCTTGTTGAAGGAGGAGTACTGGAAGGAGAAGGTTATGAAAGCGGGTGCTATGTAAAGCCTGCTATCGCCGAAGCCAAAAACAGCTTTGAGATCGTACAGCATGAAACCTTTGCTCCTGTTCTTTATATTATGAAATATTCCGGAGATGTGTCCAATGCACTTGAACTTCAAAACGGAGTGAGGCAAGGACTGTCTTCTGCGATCATGACCAACAACTTAAGAGAAGCAGAAAGATTCCTTTCAGCTGAAGGTTCAGATTGCGGAATAGCAAATGTAAATATTGGAACCAGTGGAGCTGAAATTGGTGGTGCCTTTGGTGGAGAGAAAGAAACCGGCGGAGGCCGCGAGTCTGGATCTGATGCCTGGAAGGTTTATATGAGAAGACAAACCAATACGATTAACTACACAACCGAATTACCCCTTGCACAAGGAATAAAATTCGATCTATAG
- a CDS encoding isoaspartyl peptidase/L-asparaginase family protein, giving the protein MKKILFLLSLILSISCNTETKTEASKEVKSTKNDSLPNFGIVIHGGAGTILKENMSDSLEQAYKAKLEEAIRTGHKILANGGTAVEAVQKTINVMENSPLFNAGKGAVFTNEGTNELDASIMDGSNLNAGAVAGVTTIKNPINLAYEVMVNSEHVMLGGKGAERFAKEQGVEIVDPKYFYTEKRFQSLQRIKDKEKTELDHDGKTAFTDPFIKDSKFGTVGCAALDKNGNLAAGTSTGGMTNKRYNRIGDAPILGAGTYANNKTCAVSSTGWGEFFIRGMVAHDISAMMEYKGLSLQEAAREVIQKKIPELGGNGGIIAIDHNGNVAMEFNTAGMYRAKMNKEGELEIGLYKE; this is encoded by the coding sequence ATGAAAAAAATACTATTTCTCTTAAGCCTTATCCTTTCTATATCCTGCAACACAGAAACCAAAACCGAAGCTTCCAAGGAGGTTAAATCAACTAAAAATGATAGTCTTCCTAATTTCGGGATAGTTATACATGGCGGTGCGGGAACAATCTTAAAAGAGAATATGAGTGATTCTCTGGAACAAGCTTATAAAGCTAAATTGGAAGAAGCCATAAGAACAGGGCATAAAATTCTTGCTAATGGAGGAACCGCTGTTGAAGCCGTTCAAAAAACCATAAATGTAATGGAGAATAGTCCACTTTTTAATGCAGGTAAGGGAGCAGTTTTCACCAATGAGGGAACCAACGAGCTCGATGCTTCTATTATGGATGGATCCAATCTCAATGCCGGCGCGGTGGCCGGAGTAACAACCATAAAAAACCCGATAAACCTCGCGTATGAGGTCATGGTGAATTCTGAACATGTTATGCTGGGCGGCAAAGGCGCCGAACGCTTTGCTAAAGAACAAGGAGTAGAGATCGTAGATCCCAAATACTTCTATACCGAAAAAAGATTTCAGAGCCTTCAAAGGATTAAGGACAAAGAAAAGACCGAATTGGATCACGACGGTAAAACTGCTTTTACAGACCCCTTCATAAAAGATTCAAAATTTGGTACCGTGGGTTGCGCTGCGTTAGATAAAAATGGTAACCTTGCTGCCGGTACCTCAACAGGAGGAATGACAAATAAAAGATATAACAGAATTGGTGATGCTCCAATCCTAGGCGCAGGAACTTATGCTAACAATAAAACCTGTGCGGTTTCCAGTACAGGATGGGGCGAATTTTTTATAAGAGGAATGGTAGCTCACGATATTTCTGCCATGATGGAATATAAAGGCCTTAGTCTGCAGGAAGCCGCAAGAGAAGTGATTCAAAAGAAAATACCTGAACTTGGTGGTAACGGCGGAATTATAGCTATAGACCACAACGGAAATGTCGCAATGGAATTCAATACCGCTGGAATGTACAGAGCCAAAATGAATAAAGAAGGAGAATTGGAAATTGGTCTCTACAAAGAATAA
- the trxA gene encoding thioredoxin gives MKSSFSDIIKSDIPVLIDFHADWCGPCKTLAPILKEVKEDLGEKVKIVKIDVDKNEALAGKYQVRGVPTMMLFKNGQQLWRQSGVLQKQQIIDIINSNQ, from the coding sequence ATGAAAAGTAGTTTTAGTGACATCATTAAGAGTGATATCCCGGTTCTTATAGATTTTCATGCTGATTGGTGCGGACCATGTAAAACACTGGCTCCTATTCTTAAAGAAGTGAAAGAAGATCTGGGTGAGAAGGTTAAGATCGTAAAGATTGATGTTGACAAAAATGAAGCCCTGGCCGGGAAATATCAGGTACGCGGTGTCCCAACGATGATGCTATTCAAAAACGGTCAACAACTTTGGAGACAATCCGGTGTTCTACAGAAGCAACAGATCATAGATATCATTAATTCGAATCAATAA
- a CDS encoding 3-hydroxyanthranilate 3,4-dioxygenase: MATEGPFNLNKWIDQNRESLKPPVGNRNLYKESGDYIVMIVAGPNARKDYHYNETEELFYQLEGEIEVHIQEDGRKRTMKLGPGDMYLHPAKVPHSPVRHSGSIGLVVERKRLHGEAKDGLLWYCDNCNNKLHEVYFPLRDIETDFLKHFRDFYSNKDLRTCSKCGEEMPVDPRFTVVEE; encoded by the coding sequence ATGGCTACAGAAGGACCATTTAATTTAAATAAATGGATAGACCAGAACAGAGAGAGTTTAAAACCACCGGTGGGCAACCGCAATCTTTATAAAGAATCAGGAGACTATATAGTGATGATCGTGGCAGGACCTAATGCAAGGAAAGATTATCATTACAATGAAACCGAGGAGTTATTTTATCAGTTGGAAGGAGAAATTGAGGTTCATATTCAGGAAGATGGAAGAAAAAGAACTATGAAGCTTGGTCCGGGGGATATGTATTTACATCCTGCGAAAGTTCCTCATTCACCCGTAAGGCACTCAGGTTCTATAGGTCTTGTAGTGGAACGCAAAAGGTTGCATGGTGAGGCAAAAGATGGGCTGCTATGGTACTGCGACAACTGCAATAATAAACTTCATGAGGTATACTTTCCATTAAGGGATATAGAAACAGACTTTTTAAAACATTTCCGCGATTTTTATTCTAATAAAGATTTGAGAACATGCAGCAAATGCGGTGAGGAAATGCCTGTAGATCCGAGATTCACGGTTGTTGAGGAATAG
- a CDS encoding phosphatase PAP2 family protein, producing MRVTYIKYLIATLFFSFSIGLNAQDEKEKDSLPTTLELLKYDGLSALGGVTKTYTQPLKWQKDDFITAGAIVAGTAVLYIFDDEANKWFRDQEDDVPMLIQDFGWYYGSPQNNYAINGAVYLYGLFTRNEKIRKTGVLMISAATAAGIIQSISKTAVGRARPGENRKKNEFEPFSKEGAYHSFPSGHTILSFTTAYALSKQFKSPFVKAGILGVGLIAPASRLWEGAHWLTDVGLSMALSVVVVDTIDKYLNKERDYGPEAKEGISWKFHVGLGRVGLVGTF from the coding sequence ATGAGAGTTACTTATATCAAATACCTAATCGCGACTTTGTTCTTTAGTTTTTCCATTGGACTAAATGCACAGGACGAAAAAGAAAAGGATAGTCTTCCCACAACCCTGGAACTGCTAAAATATGATGGACTAAGTGCGTTAGGTGGAGTCACCAAGACCTACACCCAGCCATTAAAGTGGCAGAAAGACGATTTTATAACTGCAGGAGCTATCGTTGCGGGAACCGCGGTCTTATATATCTTTGATGACGAAGCCAATAAATGGTTCAGAGATCAGGAAGATGATGTTCCTATGCTGATCCAGGATTTTGGTTGGTATTACGGCAGTCCTCAAAACAATTATGCAATTAACGGCGCTGTTTATTTATATGGGCTGTTCACAAGGAATGAAAAGATTAGAAAAACAGGAGTCTTAATGATCTCGGCAGCTACAGCCGCCGGAATTATTCAATCTATTTCGAAAACCGCAGTTGGTAGAGCAAGACCCGGTGAAAACAGAAAGAAAAATGAATTTGAACCTTTTAGCAAAGAAGGCGCTTATCACTCTTTTCCATCAGGCCATACAATATTATCATTTACTACTGCTTATGCGTTATCCAAGCAATTCAAAAGTCCATTTGTAAAAGCAGGTATTCTGGGAGTTGGACTTATTGCTCCAGCCTCAAGATTATGGGAAGGTGCACACTGGCTTACCGACGTTGGCCTGAGTATGGCTTTGAGCGTCGTTGTAGTGGACACTATAGATAAATATCTGAATAAGGAACGTGATTATGGCCCAGAAGCTAAGGAAGGCATTAGCTGGAAATTTCACGTGGGTCTGGGAAGAGTTGGTTTAGTAGGTACATTTTAA
- a CDS encoding CYTH domain-containing protein: protein MTEIERKFLVEGDTFKKEATKKLYFVQAYLNTDPDRTIRIRITDDNAFITIKGRSSSNGLSRYEWEKEIDVNEAKELLNLCEDGKIEKYRYLVPKGDHIFEVDEFHGDNEGLVLAEVELGSEEEDFEKPRWIKQEVTGNSAYYNSSLISNPFKNWKS from the coding sequence ATGACAGAAATAGAAAGGAAATTTTTGGTGGAAGGCGATACTTTTAAAAAGGAAGCAACAAAGAAGTTATATTTTGTTCAGGCGTATTTAAATACCGATCCTGATAGAACGATCAGGATTAGAATTACAGATGATAATGCCTTTATTACCATTAAAGGCAGGTCCAGTTCAAATGGATTAAGCCGTTACGAATGGGAGAAGGAAATAGACGTAAATGAAGCTAAGGAGTTACTCAATTTGTGTGAAGATGGAAAGATCGAGAAATATCGCTATTTGGTTCCAAAAGGCGATCACATCTTTGAGGTGGATGAATTTCATGGGGATAATGAAGGCTTAGTCCTTGCCGAGGTAGAACTGGGAAGTGAAGAGGAAGACTTTGAGAAACCAAGATGGATTAAACAGGAAGTGACCGGAAATTCTGCTTATTATAATTCCAGTCTTATCTCAAATCCCTTTAAGAACTGGAAATCCTGA